A section of the Rhizobium sp. SSA_523 genome encodes:
- the ccoS gene encoding cbb3-type cytochrome oxidase assembly protein CcoS has translation MNMLIYLIPIALFLGALGLAGFLWSLRSGQYDDLDGAAWRVLEEDEDPGAQRPPAG, from the coding sequence ATGAATATGTTGATCTACCTCATCCCGATCGCGCTCTTCCTTGGGGCACTCGGGCTCGCCGGATTTCTCTGGTCCTTGCGCAGCGGGCAGTATGACGATCTCGACGGCGCTGCCTGGCGCGTTCTGGAGGAAGATGAGGATCCCGGCGCGCAAAGACCGCCGGCGGGCTGA
- a CDS encoding ParA family protein, with amino-acid sequence MPVITFANTKGGAGKTTAVLLLATELARQGHRVTVLDADPQFWMSRWYDLSQPLQRLSVVPYVTQASIDRHLEESRHSSDYILIDLPGARSPLLAKAIGLSDHVLIPIQGCAMDAQGGAHVLELLHYLDSKLGLKVPHSVVLTRVNSMVTTRALLAVKGLLAQRNVDVLNTPIIERSAFRDVFDCGGTLYSMTADRVSNLDKARENARLYADEILRRVPAKLAAPRTRQSVA; translated from the coding sequence ATGCCCGTCATTACTTTCGCCAATACCAAAGGCGGCGCCGGCAAGACCACGGCCGTCCTTCTCCTGGCTACCGAGCTTGCCCGCCAGGGCCATCGCGTCACGGTTCTGGACGCGGATCCGCAATTCTGGATGTCGCGCTGGTACGACCTGTCCCAGCCGCTGCAGCGTCTGTCGGTCGTGCCTTACGTCACCCAGGCCTCCATCGATCGCCACCTGGAGGAGTCGCGGCACAGCAGCGACTATATCCTGATCGACCTTCCGGGCGCCCGCAGCCCGCTTCTTGCCAAGGCCATCGGGCTTTCCGATCACGTGCTGATTCCCATCCAGGGCTGCGCAATGGACGCCCAGGGCGGCGCTCATGTTCTGGAACTCCTGCACTATCTCGACAGCAAGCTCGGCCTGAAAGTGCCGCATTCCGTTGTGCTGACACGGGTCAATTCCATGGTGACCACCCGCGCCCTCCTGGCGGTGAAGGGTCTGCTGGCACAGCGCAATGTCGACGTGCTCAACACGCCGATCATCGAACGCTCGGCCTTTCGCGATGTCTTCGATTGTGGCGGAACGCTCTATTCCATGACCGCCGACCGGGTCAGCAATCTGGACAAGGCGCGGGAAAACGCGCGGCTTTACGCCGATGAGATCCTGAGACGCGTGCCGGCGAAACTCGCGGCACCCCGCACAAGGCAATCCGTGGCCTGA